From Candidatus Eisenbacteria bacterium, a single genomic window includes:
- a CDS encoding cupin domain-containing protein, producing MNDALAAESLARHRATLTEPWKPIEIARVNDSVVRMALMHGEFPWHRHAEDEMFMAYEGEFDLETKNGTVHLKPGEFFVVPAGLEHRPVAKTPAVTLLFEMAKTKQYGEAP from the coding sequence ATGAACGATGCGCTCGCCGCCGAGTCGCTCGCGCGTCATCGCGCGACGCTCACCGAGCCCTGGAAGCCGATCGAGATCGCGCGCGTGAATGACTCGGTCGTCCGCATGGCGCTGATGCATGGCGAGTTCCCCTGGCATCGCCACGCCGAGGACGAGATGTTCATGGCCTACGAGGGCGAGTTCGACTTGGAGACCAAGAACGGCACGGTGCACTTGAAGCCGGGCGAGTTCTTCGTGGTGCCCGCAGGCCTCGAGCACCGGCCGGTCGCGAAGACGCCGGCGGTGACGCTGCTGTTCGAGATGGCGAAGACGAAGCAGTATGGGGAGGCGCCGTGA